CGTGTCTCGCTCGCCGAACGTCATCCTGATACTCGTCACCAATCCGTTGGATGCCATGGTTCATGTGGCGCGTCGTGTGAGCGGACTCGCGAAGTCGCGGGTGATGGGGATGGCAGGGGTGCTCGATTCCGCCCGTATGCGTTCCTTCATTGCCGCTGAACTGAGTGTGCCGGGTCCTGACGTGGCTGCGATGGTGTTGGGAGGGCACGGGGATACGATGGTACCGCTGTTGCGGTACACGACGGTGAAAGGGAAGCCGGTGTCGGAGTTGATGCCGATGGACCGTTTGGAGGCGATTGTGAAGCGGACACGTGAAGGGGGCGCCGAGATCGTCAGTCTGTTGAACACAGGCAGTGCATTCTATGCTCCATCGGCCTCGGCGGTCAGCATGGTCGAGGCGATTGTACAGGACCAGAAGCGCGTGTTGCCCTGTGCGGTGCTCTGCGAGGGAGAGTATGGATTAAAGGACGTCATCGTTGGAGTGCCGGTCAGGCTGGGTCGAAGCGGGGCGGAGCAGGTGGTCGAATATGAACTGACGTCAGAGGAACGGGCGGCATTGGAAATCTCTGCGAGCGCGGTACGGGAACTTTGCATTGCGGTCGATCGATTATTGGCCTAGAAAATACACAACGGTCATTTGAGCCGAAGACCGGAACGGCTTTTCGCACCAGTGATCAGTCACGTCTGACCGATCTGTTACTTGACAAGAGACCAGGGCCTCAAGTACAGACAGCGACGTAGTCATACATTAGAGCAAGGAGACACGATGAAATTTCTTGAAAGTCCGATGCAGACGATGGCTGTGGGGTTCGGGCTCGCAGCGATTTTGATCATGGGATATCTTGGCATGGTCGGCGTTGCGGTCGGCGATGCCGATTGGTTTGGTTTGCTGTTACGCTGGACCCATTTCCTGGCCGGAATCGTCTGGATCGGATTGTTGTACTTTTTCAACTTGATCAATGCGGCATTCTTGAAGAGTTTGGATGGCCCAACCAAGAATATCGTGATTCCCAAGTTGATGCCCGCCGCCCTGAATTGGTTCCGTCATGGCGCCACGGTCACGGTGCTTGCCGGGATCGTGTTGTACCTCTACATGTATCAACGAGGTGGAACCGGCGCGATCGCGCTGGGAATCGGCGGGCTATTGGGTATCATCATGATGGCCAACGTTCATGCGGTCATCTGGCCGAATCAAAGGAGGATTATTGCAGCAGTGACAGCTGCGGCCCAGGGAACCCCTGCGCCGGACGAAATGGCTCAGTGGGGCAGGACAGCCCTCCTTGCTTCGCGGATCAACTTTATGTTGTCAATTCCTATGCTGTTATTCATGGGGGCCGGCAGCCACCTCAGGTAAGCTACTTCTCACGAGCCAGCGGGCATTCCAGCCGGCTCGTGAGCTCACCTCCCTGTTTCCCGACCATGCGCACATTGCCGTTCTGTTCAGATGGCCCACGTACCAGGTTCTGCATGGGGCTGTGGCCCTAAGTCATTGAGATTCAGGCCTATTCTCAGGGTATTACCTTGACGAATACCAGGCAGGAGCTTTATAGTATCGCTCCGAGCTTCTAAGGGGCAATGGGTAAGGAAGGGCCTATGACGACTGTGACAGAACCAAGGGTTCTTCAACTACTTGAAGGCGCCCCCTGGGACATTGAGGCCTACAAGAAAGTCGGGGGGTACGAGGCCTGGAAGAGGTGCATCAAGGAACTGACTGCAAATGAAATCGTCGATGTGCTGAAGAAAGCCGGGCTCCGTGGCCGCGGGGGAGCCGGTTTCCCCACCGGCATCAAATGGGAAAAGGTTCTCAACCATCGGGTGAAGGAACACTATTTTGTCTGCAATGCAGGCGAGCACGAGCCGGGGACGTTCAAAGACCGGTACTTGCTCAAGCAGGCGCCGCACCAGCTTATCGAAGGCTGCCTCATTGCAGCCTACACCGTCCAAGCCAAAGCGGCCTTTATCTATGTGAATCACGAGTATCAGGAAGAGCGGGAGAATCTCATCAAGGCCTTGGCCCAGGCGAAGGCCCAGGGGCTGCTGGGAAACAACGTCCTGGGGAGTGGTGTGAATCTCGATCTGCAAGTCTTTGAAGGCCATGGGAGTTATGTGGCTGGGGAAGAAACCGCGATGCTCGAATCCATGCAAGGACGTCCGGCGATGCCTAGACAGAAGCCGCCTTTCTATCCGACGGACTTCGGACTCTACGGGAAGCCGACGCTGGTGAATAATGTCGAAACCCTGTGCAACATTCCACGCATCCTTCTGAAAGGCGCAGCCTGGTTCACTCAGGTCGGCACGGAAAAGTGTCCTGGCACGATGATGTTCTCGCTGAGCGGGGCCGTGAATCGCCCCGGTGTGTACGAGATGCCCATGGGCACGACGATCCGTGAGCTCGTGGACAAGTGCGGTGGAGGGGTTCCGGGCGGGCACAAGGTCAAGGCGGTATTTCCCGGTGGGCCGGCTTTTTCGATGGTCACCGCCGATCAACTCGACCTGACGATGGATTTCGATTCGTTGAAAAAGGCCGGCACAGGGCTTGGGTCGGCCGGAGTCATTGTCGTCGATGATGCGACCTGCATGGTGGCGCTGACGCTCAAGTTCTCCAATTTCTTCAAGGCCGAGAGTTGCGGGCAATGTCCACCCTGTCGAATGGGAACCATCAATCTTGCCGCGCTTATGACCAAGATTGAACAGGGAGAGGGGACGGAGAAGGATATGCAGAGCCTGCTTCAGATCTGCGGGTTTGTGAAGGGGACGGGTTATTGCACACTGGTGACCGGGGCAGCCGTGTTGGTGCAGAGTAGTATGAAATTGTTCCGTCACGAGTTCGAGGAACATGTCCGATTGCAGCGCTGTCCCCATCAGTCGGTGGCGACCGGTGCAACAGTACATTGAGGGGGATGTGCGATGCCGCGTGTGACATTTCTCCATCGTGAACGCACGAGTGGAGAGGTTGAGGTCAATACCTCGTTATTAGAGGCGTCGAAGCTGTTAGGCTGTCGGTTGAATCACGATTGTGGTGGTAACGCCTCCTGCACCACCTGTCGGGTCGAAGTCCAGATTGGTGCCGAGAACCTCTCGGAGATCGACTTCGATGAGCAGGATCTGCTCGATCGGGAGGCCCTCAGTGAGCCCTGGCATCGTCTTGGGTGCCAGGCTAAGGTGCGTGGAGATGTGGTTGTGCTGGTGCCGGAGGGCAAGTGGGTTGCTCCCACAATTCCGCAGTCGGAGTCGCAGGGTATTGAAATTCAGTAAAGAGGTGTTACACTAAATTATTCCAAGCAGGTCTTCGAAGAACAGCTTGGTCACTGGAGGAGGAGCACGATGGTTACAATCACAGCGATTGCAGAGCAGAAGATCAAGGAATTGATGGCGGATGAAAAAGACATCGTCGGCCTGCGGGTCTACGTGAAAGGCGGCGGCTGTCACGGGTATCAATACGGGATGGCGTTCGAGTCGAAGATGGCCGACGACGACACTGTCGTTGAAAAGGGCGACGTCAAGGTCATCATGGATTCGCAGAGTGCACCGCTCCTTCAGGGGGCAGAAGTCGATTACGTGGACAGCCTCCAAGGGTCCGGGTTCTCGATCAAGAACCCGCAAGCCAAGACCACTTGTGGTTGCGGCAGCTCCTTCACCGCCTGAGAAGTTGGCGCCGAAGTGGCCCGAGCTGGCCAGTTGAAAGTATGACGAGGAGAGCCAGGATCGGCCGGATACAAAGGCCGGTCCTGGCTTTTTTTATTGTGCCGGATGTGAACGGAACCTACGATGGCACAGGTGAGCATTACGAGACGATATCGATTCTGCGCAGCTCATCGGCTGCACACGGATCATCTAACTCCGGAGGAAAATCTGGCTGCCTTCGGGAAGTGCAATAATCCCAACGGGCACGGCCATAATTATGTCGTGTTGGTGACCGTGAAGAGCACGGGTTCGGCCACGACAGGGGGAGGTCTGGACTTCGACCGGCTGGATCGGATCGTGGTCGACCAGGTGGTCAGGCGATTCGACCATCACGATCTCAATCAAGACCCTGAATTTGCCGAACGCACGACGACGGGTGAAAACCTCGTGTTGCTGATCTGGGATCTCTTAGTGAAATGCTTTCCCACCGGGCAACTGGAGAAGGTCGGCCTGATTGAAACACGCGACAACTACTTCGAGTATGCGGGGGCATCGAGAATGGTGAATGATAAATGTTGAATGGTGAATCGTCGGAATCGGAAGGATGTCTGACGATGTGATGATTTCCCAACATTCCACATTCAAAATTCATCATTCAACATTAAGCATTTTGGTATAGAGGGGGGCAGCATGGCTAAGCAGGGAATCAAACGGCGGGGTCGGCAGCAGGTCGATGATGCCAGCGGGATTAGCAGGCCGGCGGATCTGGATGTGCTGCAATCTCTGGTCACAGAAATGTTGCTCGCCCTCGGAGAAAAGCCGGGTCGGAACGGGCTGCTCAAGACTCCGGAGCGGGTCGCCAAGGCCCTCGCCTTCATGACCCAGGGCTATCACCGCGACATCGATCATCTCCTGAACGGTGCACTGTTCCCGATCGAGTACGACGAGATGGTGATCGTGAAGGACATCGATTTCTTCAGCATGTGTGAACATCACCTGCTGCCGTTTTATGGCAGAGTCCATGTCGGGTACCTGCCGAATAAGAAAGTGGTGGGACTCAGCAAGATCCCACGCATCGTGGACGTCTTTGCGCGCCGGCTGCAAGTCCAGGAACGACTCACCGTCCAAATCGCTGAAACTCTGAGATCGAAGCTCAATGCGCATGGAGTCGGTGTGGTCGTCGAAGCGCGGCATCTCTGCATGATGATGCGAGGCGTCGAAAAGCAGAACACCGTTGCAGTCAGCAGCTCCATGTTAGGCGCCTTCCGCAGTCAGCCGCAAACGAGGCTGGAGTTCCTGAAGCTCATACGACGAGGCAGCGTAGGCGACTCCGACTAGCAGGACGTTGAAAAAGTCCCCCAGCTGCGTTCTCGCATCGTTCAGATCCTCAACGTACCCCTAAGGGTACGCCTCGGACCTTCACTCGCTGCGGCCTTGCTGGAGAACTTTTTGAACATCCTGCATGGTCTCTCCCATTTCCTTCAAGATATGAGTTGCCCAAGAAACTGCTAGACACTTCTCAGTGCATGAACCTCTCCCGTAAGTCCGTCCTGTCGGCGCTCTGTCTATTGGAGTTCTGAGGCAAAGGAGCCGACGATCTCGTTGAAGACTTCTGGTTGTTCGATATTGGCCAGGTGTGCGGCTGCTGGGATGATGGCCAAGCGGGCACCTGGGATCTTCTCTGCCATGAGGTTCGCGTCAGAGGGTGGAGTAGCTTGGTCCAGTTCGCCGACGATGATCTGGGTGGGGCAGGAGATCTGGGGCAGGAGGGGGACTGAATCCGGCCGCTCTGCCATGGCCATCAAGTCTCCTGCAATACCGCTGACCTGGTTGCCCTCGATCATGCTGCGGACTTTCTGAACGATCTCCGGCCTTGTCTGAATGGTTGCGGGGCTGAGGAGTTTTGGAATCATGATGTCTGCAATGGCTGACGGTCCTTTTGTATAAGCTGTCTGAGCCATCTGAAAGCGCCCGCCTCTTCCTTCTTCTGTGTCTGCCTGAGCCCTCGTGTCAGCCAGGATCATGCCTTTCACGCGCACCGCATACTTCCGATAGAACGCAAAGAGGATGTAGCCACCCATCGAGAGCCCCACGAAGAGGGCCTGTCGGATTCCAAGGTGGTCCAGCAGCGCGCGCACATCGTCTGCTGATTGGTCGAGGGTATAGTGCCAGAGCGGTGCGTCTGACTCACCGTGCCCGCGCAAATCGATTGTGATAATCCGGAATCGAGCGGATAGGGCTTCTGCCTGTTGCGCCCACATGGTCCGGTTCAGAGGAAAGGCATGGAGAAAGACGAGAGGGATGCCCGTTCCCTGGTCGCTGTAGGCAATGGTGAGACCGTTGATCTGGGCGTACAGGCTGCTCATGTTCGCCGCTGTTCGTACCATCCGAATCGGTGATGGTCAAGGGGCCGTTTGCGATCATGCGGCCCGGCGTATACAATTCGCGCCATCATTGAGAACGTTATGACGCCGTCACACGATCAGACTCCCGATTTGTTTGGGGCTCCAGGGGAAGAGAAATCCCTTGAAGCTCCCTTGGCTGAGCGTCTGCGGCCGAACGAGTTTTCGGACTTCGTCGGGCAAGAGGAGATCACGGCGCCGGATCGTCCTTTGCGGCGGGCCATCGAAGCGGACCAACTCTCCTCCGTCATTTTCTGGGGGCCGCCCGGCTCGGGCAAGACCACGCTGGCTCATCTCATTGCGCGCCACACGAAGGCGCAGTTCGTGCCATTCTCGGCGGTCACAGGGGGTGTTCCAGAGCTGCGCGCGATCATCAAGACAGCAGAGCAACGTCAGGCGATCAAGGGCCAACGGACGATCCTGTTCGTCGACGAGATCCACCGCTTCAACAAGGCGCAACAGGATGCCTTCCTGCCTCACGTCGAGCGGGGAACGATTATCCTGGTTGGCGCGACCACGGAAAATCCTTCATTCGAAGTGATCTCACCCCTCCTGTCCCGTTCTTTGGTCATTGTGCTGAAGCCCCTTTCGGATGAGGCCCTGGGACATATTCTTGACCGGGCGCTCGCGGACTCTGCAAGCGGGCTGGGAAAGTGGCATGTCCATCTGTCATCCGATGCCAGACAACGACTGATCGGTTATGGAAACGGCGATGCAAGGGCGCTCCTTACCGCGCTGGATTTTGTGGTGAGGCAGCAACCGGTCGGATCAGACGGGATTCGTCTGATCGATGGAGCGGCGCTCGAAGCGGCGCTGATAAAAAAATCGATCCGGTACGACAAGTCAGGGGAAGAACATTACAACATCATCTCCGCCTACATTAAGAGCCTCCGGGATTCGGATCCGGACGGCGCTCTCTACTGGCTGGCCCGTATGTTGGAAGGGGGGGAGGATCCGAAGTTTATCGCCAGACGCCTGGTTATTTTTGCGTCCGAAGACGTGGGGAATGCCGATCCGATGGGGCTGGTGGTTGCGGCAGCGGTGGCTCAAGCCGTGCAGTTTGTGGGGCTCCCGGAAGCCCAAATCAACCTGGCCCAGGGGACGACCTATCTTGCGACCAGACACAAGGATAATGCCTCCTATATCGGACTGCTTGAGGCCATGGAAGACGCAAAAACCCATGGAAATCTTGGAGTTCCGCTCCATTTACGCAATGCCGTGACCTCGCTGATGAGGGGGCTCGGCTATGGAAAGGGCTACCGCTATGTCCACGACGATCCCCGGGCCGGGGTGCAGGAGCATCTCCCGGAATCGCTCAAGGGCCGTCGATATTACCGGCCTAAAAATACCTAGAAAATAGCGTGAAAGGGTGGTGGACAAAGTTTTCTAATCGGTTATACTTAGTCTCGTGAAGCGGCAGAGCCCGAAACCGCCGGTACCGATAGCAGCGACGAACGAACGGCGCAAGTTCGTGCGGGCGACACTGGTCGGTTCTGCGCTCATTTCCCCCAAGAGCGGAGCCAAGGCAATCACGGCCGTGTTGGACAACGTCAATCGAGTCGGCGCGGGGTTGCACACGAAAGAAAAGTTGGCGATGGCCGAGCCGGTGACCGTGTCGCTGGCGTTTCTCGATTCGGATCGCGTGGAGCAGATGGAAAAGCTCGAAGGGAAAGTCGCCTGGGCAAAGTCGTGGGAGAAGGGGTTTCTGATCGGTGTGGTCTGGGATGAGTTGGTGACGAAAGAGAAGAACCGCTGGCTCTATTACTACCTCGAAGAAACGGTCAAGTCCTCCCTGTAGCGGACAGCTGAAAAAGCCCGTCAGTCTGTCTGGTCTATTTGGTCTGTTCGGTCTATCTGGTTTATCTGGTTAGTTTCGTTAGGCCAAACAGACGAGACAGACCGAGTAGACCAGACAGACCAGTCTCGCTACGCGAACGCCGCCAGCTTTTGTTTCACGTCTTCCAGTTCAGCGGAGAGTGCTTCCCACTTGGTCGTGAGCCGCGCCAGATCCTTCTTCCACCCGTCGTATTCTATTTGTAGAGCGCTCCATTTGGTGGATTCATTTTTGTAGAGTGCCGGGTCGGCCAGTTCGAGATCCCGCGCCTTGATTTTCGTTTCATACTCGTCGATCTCGGCTTCGGCCCGCGCCACCTGTTTCTCCAGGCGAGCCTGTGTCTTGTTCAAATCCCGACGATCTCCTGCTGAGGACTTGGCGGAAGCCTGCGAGGCCATTGCCCTGGTCGGCGCGACAGTCTTCCCGAGCCCTGCTGCCTTCAGGTCGTCACTCGATTCCTTGATGGATTCGAGCTCCTGCGCCTTCTTCCACAAATAGTACTCGTAGTCGCCGGAAAAGCTGCGGGCCTTGCCCTCTTCGATTTCAATGACGCGCGTACAGACTCTGGTCAGAAAGGTGGGGTCGTGGGAAATGAAGACGATCGTACCGGGGAAGTCCGAGAGCGCATCGGTGAGCATATCGACCGAAGCAGGGTCGAGATGGTTGGTCGGCTCGTCGAGCAACAGGGTATTGGCTGGTTCGACCAACATCCGTGCGAGCGCGACGCGGTTGCGTTCCCCTCCGCTCAGCGCCTTGATCGGCTTCTTTTGATCGTCACCGGTGAACAAAAAGGCTCCGGCGATTCCTCTGAGGAAATTCGTCTCCGCCTGGCTGGAGATTTCTGAAAGAGAATCGAGAATGGTATGTTCAGGGTTCAGGGTCTCTGCCTGGTGTTGGGCGAAGTAATGCAGCGTGACACCATGGCCGACCGTTCTGGAACCCTTGTCCAGGTCCAACACTCCGGCCAGCATCTTGAGCAGGGTGCTTTTCCCCGCGCCGTTTTCTCCCACCAGCGCCACTCGTTGGCCCCGTTCGATCGAACAATCGACCCGTTCATACACGACTTTTTCCCCATAGCGTTTCGCTCCGCCCTGGATCTCCAGTACCTGTCGGCCACTCGCTGCCGGGAGGGGAAATTTGAACTTCACCCGCTTGGGGTCGCGCTTGATCTCAATCATCTTGACCTTCTCAAGCTGCTTGATGCGCGATTGGACCTGGCTGGCCTTGTTCGCCTGATAGCGGAAGCGATCCACAAAGGTTTGGACCCGCGCGACCTCTTTGGCCTGGCGCCCCGCAGCCGCTTCCCGTTGCGCGTCCCGCTCGGCGCGGAGTTTTTTGAACGACGTATAGTTGCCGCGATATTCCTCGATCTTGTGGTGGCGGAGATCCCAGATATGGGTGACGACACGATCCAGAAAGTCCGTATCGTGGCTGATGATCAACAGCGTCATCTCCGAGTTCAAGAGGAATTGCTCGAACCAGCGCTGCGTCGGTTTGTCCAAGTGATTGGTCGGCTCATCGAGCATGAGGACATCGGGATTCGTCAACAGCAGATGCGCGAGGGCGACACGCATTCGGTAGCCGCCGGAGAGCTTTTCGATCTCACGGCTAAAGTCGATTTCCGAAAATCCCAACCCCATGAGGATCCGTTCGGCTTCATGTTCCGGATAGAGATCGCGATGGGTGGCGTCCAGCACGGTTTTCCCCGTGATGGTTTCGAGTTCCTGCGGGAGATAGCCGATGCGGAGACGGGGACGTTTGCGAATCTTGCCCTTGTCCGGCGACTCTTCTTCAAGGATCATGCGAAAGAGCGTGGTCTTGCCTGCGCCATTGGGCCCCACTAAACCGACCCGCGAACCGGGACGGAGATGTGCCGTTGCGCCTTCAAGCAGAATCCTTGTGGAATATTGTTTATAGACCGACTCGATTTGGAGCATGTATTCCCGGATAGGCTAGGGGCTAGCGGTACGAGGCTAGAGGGGAGGAATTGAAGAGACCAGTTCGGCGTGAGACCAGGAGCCAAATCCGAAAATTGCTCTTACCTGTAGCCCCTTGCCGCTCGCCTCCTGCCCACTGTTGAAATTTGGTGGAGCTGGCCGGGATTGAACCGGCGACCTCGTGAATGCCATTCACGCGCGCTCCCAACTGCGCTACAGCCCCACATCGATTGACTTGGAAATACGCGAAAATCCTTGTGAAACAGCGATTATGCTAACACGGCCCTCGCGCGGCAGTCAAGAAACTGGGAGGGGATGGAGCCGGATGATCTTCTGTGCTCGCGTCTTTCCAATTTCCCATTTCGTTTTCAAGGGTGGCCTGGTCGATCCTCGATTGCGCGCTTCGAACGATGTCCTTCTGATTCTCCTCCCTCTCCTTAGGGGGTGGGCAAACCGTCCTTCACTGCGCGCATCGAGCGACCACCGCTTCATTGTGGGGGCTCTGCGAGCAAGAAGGATGGTTGCCCACCCCCTCACGCTTCTTGACAAACATTAGAAGCGTCCCTACCATACCGCTCCGGCCCTGGCCATGAGTCCAGCCAGGGCTTTTTATTGGGAGCATGTCAGGTGATGGGAAATCTCGTAGTCATCGGGGCGCAGTGGGGCGACGAAGGCAAGGGCAAGATCGTCGATATCTTAGCCAGCGACGTCGATGCGGTGGTTCGCTACCAGGGTGGGTCCAACGCGGGTCACACGGTGATCAACGATCGGGGCACCTTCGTGTTTCACCTTATTCCCTCTGGCATCCTCTATCGCGGAACGCTCTGTGTCATCGGGAACGGAGTGGTCGTGGACCCGGCCTCGTTGATTGAGGAGCTGGATCATCTCCAGACTCAAGG
This Nitrospirota bacterium DNA region includes the following protein-coding sequences:
- a CDS encoding ABC-F family ATP-binding cassette domain-containing protein; this translates as MLQIESVYKQYSTRILLEGATAHLRPGSRVGLVGPNGAGKTTLFRMILEEESPDKGKIRKRPRLRIGYLPQELETITGKTVLDATHRDLYPEHEAERILMGLGFSEIDFSREIEKLSGGYRMRVALAHLLLTNPDVLMLDEPTNHLDKPTQRWFEQFLLNSEMTLLIISHDTDFLDRVVTHIWDLRHHKIEEYRGNYTSFKKLRAERDAQREAAAGRQAKEVARVQTFVDRFRYQANKASQVQSRIKQLEKVKMIEIKRDPKRVKFKFPLPAASGRQVLEIQGGAKRYGEKVVYERVDCSIERGQRVALVGENGAGKSTLLKMLAGVLDLDKGSRTVGHGVTLHYFAQHQAETLNPEHTILDSLSEISSQAETNFLRGIAGAFLFTGDDQKKPIKALSGGERNRVALARMLVEPANTLLLDEPTNHLDPASVDMLTDALSDFPGTIVFISHDPTFLTRVCTRVIEIEEGKARSFSGDYEYYLWKKAQELESIKESSDDLKAAGLGKTVAPTRAMASQASAKSSAGDRRDLNKTQARLEKQVARAEAEIDEYETKIKARDLELADPALYKNESTKWSALQIEYDGWKKDLARLTTKWEALSAELEDVKQKLAAFA
- the mdh gene encoding malate dehydrogenase; the encoded protein is MGRPKITVVGAGNVGGTTAQRLAEKDEYEVVLVDIVKGVPQGKALDISQAGPICGYGTRVVGTNGYDETAGSSVAVITSGIPRKPGMSRDELLSTNAKIVQSVVSELVSRSPNVILILVTNPLDAMVHVARRVSGLAKSRVMGMAGVLDSARMRSFIAAELSVPGPDVAAMVLGGHGDTMVPLLRYTTVKGKPVSELMPMDRLEAIVKRTREGGAEIVSLLNTGSAFYAPSASAVSMVEAIVQDQKRVLPCAVLCEGEYGLKDVIVGVPVRLGRSGAEQVVEYELTSEERAALEISASAVRELCIAVDRLLA
- a CDS encoding PilZ domain-containing protein, with the translated sequence MKRQSPKPPVPIAATNERRKFVRATLVGSALISPKSGAKAITAVLDNVNRVGAGLHTKEKLAMAEPVTVSLAFLDSDRVEQMEKLEGKVAWAKSWEKGFLIGVVWDELVTKEKNRWLYYYLEETVKSSL
- a CDS encoding replication-associated recombination protein A; translation: MTPSHDQTPDLFGAPGEEKSLEAPLAERLRPNEFSDFVGQEEITAPDRPLRRAIEADQLSSVIFWGPPGSGKTTLAHLIARHTKAQFVPFSAVTGGVPELRAIIKTAEQRQAIKGQRTILFVDEIHRFNKAQQDAFLPHVERGTIILVGATTENPSFEVISPLLSRSLVIVLKPLSDEALGHILDRALADSASGLGKWHVHLSSDARQRLIGYGNGDARALLTALDFVVRQQPVGSDGIRLIDGAALEAALIKKSIRYDKSGEEHYNIISAYIKSLRDSDPDGALYWLARMLEGGEDPKFIARRLVIFASEDVGNADPMGLVVAAAVAQAVQFVGLPEAQINLAQGTTYLATRHKDNASYIGLLEAMEDAKTHGNLGVPLHLRNAVTSLMRGLGYGKGYRYVHDDPRAGVQEHLPESLKGRRYYRPKNT
- the folE gene encoding GTP cyclohydrolase I FolE, coding for MAKQGIKRRGRQQVDDASGISRPADLDVLQSLVTEMLLALGEKPGRNGLLKTPERVAKALAFMTQGYHRDIDHLLNGALFPIEYDEMVIVKDIDFFSMCEHHLLPFYGRVHVGYLPNKKVVGLSKIPRIVDVFARRLQVQERLTVQIAETLRSKLNAHGVGVVVEARHLCMMMRGVEKQNTVAVSSSMLGAFRSQPQTRLEFLKLIRRGSVGDSD
- the nuoF gene encoding NADH-quinone oxidoreductase subunit NuoF, coding for MTTVTEPRVLQLLEGAPWDIEAYKKVGGYEAWKRCIKELTANEIVDVLKKAGLRGRGGAGFPTGIKWEKVLNHRVKEHYFVCNAGEHEPGTFKDRYLLKQAPHQLIEGCLIAAYTVQAKAAFIYVNHEYQEERENLIKALAQAKAQGLLGNNVLGSGVNLDLQVFEGHGSYVAGEETAMLESMQGRPAMPRQKPPFYPTDFGLYGKPTLVNNVETLCNIPRILLKGAAWFTQVGTEKCPGTMMFSLSGAVNRPGVYEMPMGTTIRELVDKCGGGVPGGHKVKAVFPGGPAFSMVTADQLDLTMDFDSLKKAGTGLGSAGVIVVDDATCMVALTLKFSNFFKAESCGQCPPCRMGTINLAALMTKIEQGEGTEKDMQSLLQICGFVKGTGYCTLVTGAAVLVQSSMKLFRHEFEEHVRLQRCPHQSVATGATVH
- a CDS encoding (2Fe-2S)-binding protein, whose translation is MPRVTFLHRERTSGEVEVNTSLLEASKLLGCRLNHDCGGNASCTTCRVEVQIGAENLSEIDFDEQDLLDREALSEPWHRLGCQAKVRGDVVVLVPEGKWVAPTIPQSESQGIEIQ
- a CDS encoding alpha/beta fold hydrolase, with the translated sequence MVRTAANMSSLYAQINGLTIAYSDQGTGIPLVFLHAFPLNRTMWAQQAEALSARFRIITIDLRGHGESDAPLWHYTLDQSADDVRALLDHLGIRQALFVGLSMGGYILFAFYRKYAVRVKGMILADTRAQADTEEGRGGRFQMAQTAYTKGPSAIADIMIPKLLSPATIQTRPEIVQKVRSMIEGNQVSGIAGDLMAMAERPDSVPLLPQISCPTQIIVGELDQATPPSDANLMAEKIPGARLAIIPAAAHLANIEQPEVFNEIVGSFASELQ
- a CDS encoding urate hydroxylase PuuD — its product is MVGVAVGDADWFGLLLRWTHFLAGIVWIGLLYFFNLINAAFLKSLDGPTKNIVIPKLMPAALNWFRHGATVTVLAGIVLYLYMYQRGGTGAIALGIGGLLGIIMMANVHAVIWPNQRRIIAAVTAAAQGTPAPDEMAQWGRTALLASRINFMLSIPMLLFMGAGSHLR
- the erpA gene encoding iron-sulfur cluster insertion protein ErpA, with product MVTITAIAEQKIKELMADEKDIVGLRVYVKGGGCHGYQYGMAFESKMADDDTVVEKGDVKVIMDSQSAPLLQGAEVDYVDSLQGSGFSIKNPQAKTTCGCGSSFTA
- a CDS encoding 6-carboxytetrahydropterin synthase; this translates as MTRRYRFCAAHRLHTDHLTPEENLAAFGKCNNPNGHGHNYVVLVTVKSTGSATTGGGLDFDRLDRIVVDQVVRRFDHHDLNQDPEFAERTTTGENLVLLIWDLLVKCFPTGQLEKVGLIETRDNYFEYAGASRMVNDKC